The Desulfobulbaceae bacterium region GCCATGGTACCGACCAACCGTCGCACCAAGTGCCACAGAAAATGAGACGCCACCACCCGCACCAGGAGCATTCCAGCCACCCGCTCCAAACGAAGGGCCTTGATCAGAACCAAGGTTGACTTTTTCAACTCCTGCTTTTCGGCAAAAGCGGCGCAATCATGCATCCCAACAAAGAGCGTGGCCGTCTGCTGCATCAAGGACAAATCAAGCGCTGCATCAAGATCCCAGACATATCTCCGAAAAAAAGCGCGCGGCTCCTCGGCTATCTGATAGAGATAACTTCGCCCCACACAGTGGTGCCGGGCGTGGAATCGTGAGTCTGCCGGGACCAGCTCGAGAATAGCGATATCCCTGGGCAGTAAACGATTAAGTGCGTCCTTAATCTCATCAGGCGACAGGCGCGTCACAACCTCAAGGTGAGCGGTATACTCCAGGGCATGAACCCCGGCATCGGTCCGGCCATTGCCCTGAAGATCGACCTTCCCCCCGGCAAAGAGTTCGACAGCCCGTTCCAGGATCACCCCCTGCACCGTTCGCACCGACTTCTCCCCCTGCTTCTGCCAACCACGATACGCCGTGCCATCAAATTCAAGGACCACCCGGAACCTCTGCCCGCCGCCGTCCCTTAGACCTTCACCCCTCTTGGCCATCAACGATCCCCACGGACCTCAGGCTGATCAAGATGCCCTTCGCGAATCACCCGGAACTTGCCGCTCACCTGGTCGAGGTCATAGATATTAAAATTGGTCCGGATGTCAAATCCTTGGTAGTGGACCGCAAAATTCAATGAAGCCGAACCCTCCTCAGCGGTGCGAATCCGGTGAAAAACCCGACACGGCCAGACCAGCATCGCCCCACCCTGGACGATCACCTCACCATTCCGACGTATCTCGTTCGGTGTGACCACAAACTCCTCGACCCTGCCATGCTCCGGGGTATAAATTTCGACATGACGAGTACCATGGAGCACGACCAAATTGTCGTCCTGTGACGGGTGCATATACCACGGCCTGGCCACCTCCTCCACTGGTCCCGGTGAAGTAGCGCCGCCCTCGTGCAGCACACGATCAATAGCATCAATCCTGGGAAGAAATTCCAGCGGCACGCAATCGAAAGTTACCTTCGAGGTGCTACGCAAAAGGGCCAAGGGAATAATACGGTAGAGCCCCGTCACTTCGTCAAGCACCGTTGTTTTTGACATCATCACTCCTCCATCATGAAAAATCATGGTCAATTATCGTAAATGATACCATCCAAAGATTAATAGTGATCAGCTCCTGGTCTAAGGTTAACAGACGCACGAATATCAGTCATTGGTAGAAGTCATTAACCGTCAACTGACAACCGACACCCTAAACCGGAACCATATCAAACAGAATGCAACCGTAACTCATACGACCGGATCATCCGTTCCGGGTAGTAGGAGCGTTTAGCCTGAGCAAGACCTTGCCGTCCCATATCACTCTCTTTGTTCACCCAGGTAAATCCTTGGCAAAGCGTCCGCGCGCACTCCCGGTCGAAGAACTGATACAATCCCTTGATGGTTTTGCAGGCCTTCTGGAATTGCAGCACAACCATTCCTTCTGTCAGAGGTGAAGCCAGAGCCAAGGCGCTGATAACCCCATCGATGCGCAAGGCAAGTCCCCGAACCGCCGTGCGCGGAACCAGCTCCAACATATTGACAGCTGCCTCCATCTCACACTCAAGGCTCGAATCACTCTGCTGAAAACAGCCCTCCTGTTCACACCACTCTTCAAGAAAGGCGATGCATTGACGGGTATTGATAATGGTAATCGGCTCAAAGATGAGCCTCTCCTGAGAGTGGACCTGCTTAAACTGCTTGATCAAATTCCTCTTTTTGGCATACCGATTCCCCTTCAACTCGGCAAGATCGCTGACCCGATACACATAGTCATGGTATCCAGACTGCTCAACGACCGCAAAAAATTGCGCCACCTCCTCAAAGCCGTAACGATCAAGGTAGCCCTGAGGGACAAACCAGTATCCCGGATAGCCGGCCTCTGCGGCAACCACTGCCAATTCCCGTGGAGTAGGCTCACTCACACTGCCCAACGGCAAGAGCAGATGCCGATATTCAGGATGACCGGGATATTCGGCCCCAAGAATGAGCCGAGCACCGACAACAGCAGCACAAGGATAAAAAGAGGCGCTCGACCAAGCCAGGATGCCGGGAAGGCTGTATTCACATAACTCGTAGGGCTGTCCAACAAAAAAAGGGAACAACCGCTGGTAATCGCTAATGGATATCCGGGTAAAAATACAAGTCATGATAATGTCAACAGCATAGGCTGGGAATTAACCATCTCCATAAAACCGAACTGTTCATAAAATGGCGAGGAACCACGCTCAGCGATCAGACCGATCCAGCCCAAGCCATCCTGTTTGAGTCGTTCAACAATCCGGCGAACAATACGAGAGCCGATACCCTGCCCACGCCAGAAGAGATCAACCGTCACGTCCTGAACATAGGCGTCACTGACCCCGTCGCTGATCGCCCGCCCCATACCAATTAACTCCCCATCAACGATGGCGGCGGCAAAACAATGGCTTTGCTTGACCAACCGGGTCAGCCGTTGGTAATCCTCGACCTCGGCTTCCGGCCACCACCCAGCCTGCCGATAAAGTCCGACAATAGCCCGGAGTTGGTCAGTAGACGGTTCGACAAGAAAAATAATCTGAACTTCGCTCATAAACAATCGCAGAAAACATGGTGAAAAAAATCAGCAAATGGCATATTTCATCTAAGGCGGATTCAAGAACGAAGTACAACCGCCCTTGCTGACGGGGCATAGCGCATAGTCTTATTAAAGAAAACATCACAAGGCAACCTGAAAAACAGGATGTTT contains the following coding sequences:
- a CDS encoding tRNA pseudouridine synthase A is translated as MAKRGEGLRDGGGQRFRVVLEFDGTAYRGWQKQGEKSVRTVQGVILERAVELFAGGKVDLQGNGRTDAGVHALEYTAHLEVVTRLSPDEIKDALNRLLPRDIAILELVPADSRFHARHHCVGRSYLYQIAEEPRAFFRRYVWDLDAALDLSLMQQTATLFVGMHDCAAFAEKQELKKSTLVLIKALRLERVAGMLLVRVVASHFLWHLVRRLVGTMA
- a CDS encoding GNAT family N-acetyltransferase, which produces MSEVQIIFLVEPSTDQLRAIVGLYRQAGWWPEAEVEDYQRLTRLVKQSHCFAAAIVDGELIGMGRAISDGVSDAYVQDVTVDLFWRGQGIGSRIVRRIVERLKQDGLGWIGLIAERGSSPFYEQFGFMEMVNSQPMLLTLS
- a CDS encoding DUF2156 domain-containing protein, yielding MTCIFTRISISDYQRLFPFFVGQPYELCEYSLPGILAWSSASFYPCAAVVGARLILGAEYPGHPEYRHLLLPLGSVSEPTPRELAVVAAEAGYPGYWFVPQGYLDRYGFEEVAQFFAVVEQSGYHDYVYRVSDLAELKGNRYAKKRNLIKQFKQVHSQERLIFEPITIINTRQCIAFLEEWCEQEGCFQQSDSSLECEMEAAVNMLELVPRTAVRGLALRIDGVISALALASPLTEGMVVLQFQKACKTIKGLYQFFDRECARTLCQGFTWVNKESDMGRQGLAQAKRSYYPERMIRSYELRLHSV